The Streptomyces hundungensis genome contains the following window.
CTCCGACGGCAAGGTCCTCGGCGCCGACGACCGGCGGCGGATCGAGAGCGGGGCGGCGAAGCTGGGCAACCGCCGGGTGATCATGCCCCGGGAGAACGACATGCCGGCGTTCATGGTCCCCGACCGCTCCCAGACACCCCGGGTCGCCCCGGCCCTGACCGCGCCCGACGGCAGCTTCCAACTGCTCTCCGTCGAGCTCGCCGGAAATGCGTCGGACCCGGGGGTACAGGGCGTCTACCGGGCCTTCCGCGACACCGCCCGGACGGAGTTCGCCGAGGCGGGCATGCGTACGGGATTCACCGGCGCGCTCGCCGAAAGCGTCGACACCACCGACTCCCACGAGCTCGCCACCAAGATCGGCGGCGCGCTCGTCACGGTGCTGATCATCCTCCTCCATGTGCTGGTGTTCCGCAGCGTGCTCGCGGCCGTGCTGCCGCTGCTCGCCGTCGCCTTCATCGGCTTCGTGGCGGCGGGAGCCGTCGCGGGGGCCGCCGTGCTCACAGGCCTCAAGCTCGACGCGAGCACCCCGGCCCTCCTCAATGTGGTTCTGCTCGGCATAGGCATCGACTACCTGCTGTTCCTGCTGTTCCGCTTCCGCGAGCAACTGCGCGACCGGCCCCAGCAGTTGGCGCGCGAGGCGGCCGGAGAGGTCTGCGCCCGGGTGGGCACCGCCATCACTTCGGCCGCGCTCACCATCGTCGCCGCGTTCGCCACGCTGGGCCTCGCGACCTTCGGCCAGTTCCGCTCCCTCGGCCCCGCGATCGCCGCCGCGGTCCTGGTGATGCTGCTCGGCAGTCTCACCCTGATGCCGGCGCTGCTCGCGGCCGCCGGACGCAGAATGTTCTGGCCCTCCAAGGCGGCCCTGCGCCAGGATGCGCGCGAGGGCCGAGCCGGCCGCCTGGGGGCGCTGATCGCACGCCGTCCCGCGGCGATGCTGCTCGCCTGCGTCGCGCTGCTGGGTGCGCTCACCGCCGGGCTGATCGGCATCCGCATGGACTACGGCCACGGCCACTCCGGCACCCGGGCCGCGGCGGCGGACACGGCGGCCGAGATCGCGCGGACGCTGCCGGCCGGAGTCTCCGACCCGACCAGCGTCTTCGTCACGGACAACGACGGCGGTACGCTCACCACCGGCCGACTCGACGGGCTCGTGCGGGCGCTCGGCGAGGTCAAGGGCGTGGGCAAGGTCGCGCCGACCGTCCTCAACGAGGACCGTCACGCCGCCCGGATCGACCTCTATCCCACCGCCGACCCGGGAAGCCGGGAAGCCCGCGACCTGGCCTCGGGTCCCCTCCGGGCCGCCGTCGCCCAGCACGCGCCCGCCGGGACCTCGGCCCATGTGGGCGGGACGGCCGCGATCCTCGCCGACATCTCGACCGCCGTCGACCACGACCTGAAGGTCGTGTTCCCGGTCGCCGCCGCGCTGATCGCGCTGATCCTCCTGCTGCTCCTGCGCAGCCTGCTCGCCCCGCTGGCCCTCATGCTCTCCGTCGGGCTCGGCTTCGCCGCCACCCTCGGCGCCGCGACCCTGCTCTTCCAGCACGGGCTCGGCGAACCGGGCGTCAACTTCACCCTGCCGCTGGTGCTGTTCCTGTTCGTGGTGGCGCTGGGGACCGACTACAACATCCTGATCACCGACCGCATCCGCGAGGAGACGCGGCGCCCGGGGTCCGCCCGCTTTGCCGTCGCCCGCGCGGTGCGGTTCACGGCGCCGGCCATCGCGACGGCGGGTGTGGTGCTGGCCGGCTCCTTCGCCGGGCTCGCCACCATGCCGGGCAGTGAGCAGATGGCCTTCGCGATGGCGCTGGGCATCCTGCTCTCCGCGCTGGTCCTGTCGCTGGTCCTCGTCCCGGCCCTGGCCGCGCTCCTGGGGCGGGGCCTGTGGTGGCCCGTCCGCCCCGGGGCCGCCCACGCCAGGGCGGGCCGCCCTCCGCACCGTACGCAGGAGGCGGCCTGGGAGCCGGAGCGGGTCACGTCGTACTGAGGCCGACGCGCAAGACGCGCCGTCGGCGGGCATCCCCACCGACGGCGCGTCCGCCGCTCGACGCCGGCGAGGCCGTGCATGCGGCCCGGGTGTGGCCTACGCGGCGTCGGCGAGGTCGTCTACGTGGCGCCAGGTCACTTACGCGGCCCCGGCGAGGTCTTCTTCGCGGTGCCAAGTCACTTACGCGGCGCCGGCCTCCTGCTCGCGCTCCACCTGCTCGTTCCACTGCCGCTTCACCGCGCGCCATGCGTCGTCGTCCTGGCCCAGGCGCCAGTAGCCCGAGATGGAGAGGCGCTCGCGCGGGATGTTCCGTTCGACTCGGAGCAGGGCGCGCAGCTCCTTCACGAAGCCGGCCTCGCCGTGGACGAAGGCGTGCACCTCGCCCGCCGGGAACTCCAAGTCCCTTACCGCGCCCACGAGTTGGGAGCCCACCGTGGCGTCGCCGCGGTGCAGCCAGGTCACCGTGGTGCCGTCGGGGGTGCTGATCTTCTGCTCCTCCTCGGGGCCGGCCACCTCGACGAAGGCGTGCACCACGGCGCCCGCCGGCATGCGCTCCATGGCCGCCGCGATCGCGGGCAGCGCGCTCTCGTCGCCGACGAGCAGATGCCAGTCGGCCGCCGGGTCCGGGGCGTACCCGCCGCCGGGGCCGAGGAAGCGGACCGTCTCCCCGGCCTTGACCCGGGTGGCCCAGGGCCCGGCGAGGCCCTCGTCGCCGTGCACCACGAAGTCGACGGTCAGCTCGCCGAGTTCG
Protein-coding sequences here:
- a CDS encoding MMPL family transporter, which codes for MIRALTGYSTRHPWKVIALWAVLGVALSALTPTLFARVTQNQAGNFLPRTYDSAAALGIAEERFGMNPDAITVTVLVARSDGKVLGADDRRRIESGAAKLGNRRVIMPRENDMPAFMVPDRSQTPRVAPALTAPDGSFQLLSVELAGNASDPGVQGVYRAFRDTARTEFAEAGMRTGFTGALAESVDTTDSHELATKIGGALVTVLIILLHVLVFRSVLAAVLPLLAVAFIGFVAAGAVAGAAVLTGLKLDASTPALLNVVLLGIGIDYLLFLLFRFREQLRDRPQQLAREAAGEVCARVGTAITSAALTIVAAFATLGLATFGQFRSLGPAIAAAVLVMLLGSLTLMPALLAAAGRRMFWPSKAALRQDAREGRAGRLGALIARRPAAMLLACVALLGALTAGLIGIRMDYGHGHSGTRAAAADTAAEIARTLPAGVSDPTSVFVTDNDGGTLTTGRLDGLVRALGEVKGVGKVAPTVLNEDRHAARIDLYPTADPGSREARDLASGPLRAAVAQHAPAGTSAHVGGTAAILADISTAVDHDLKVVFPVAAALIALILLLLLRSLLAPLALMLSVGLGFAATLGAATLLFQHGLGEPGVNFTLPLVLFLFVVALGTDYNILITDRIREETRRPGSARFAVARAVRFTAPAIATAGVVLAGSFAGLATMPGSEQMAFAMALGILLSALVLSLVLVPALAALLGRGLWWPVRPGAAHARAGRPPHRTQEAAWEPERVTSY
- a CDS encoding siderophore-interacting protein, with translation MAERPSRKAPKINEARVVRTERLTPHMVRVVLGGESLAGFGVGEYTDHYIKLLFPAKGVSYPEPFDMERIRAEFPREQWPSTRAYTVRGWDAELGELTVDFVVHGDEGLAGPWATRVKAGETVRFLGPGGGYAPDPAADWHLLVGDESALPAIAAAMERMPAGAVVHAFVEVAGPEEEQKISTPDGTTVTWLHRGDATVGSQLVGAVRDLEFPAGEVHAFVHGEAGFVKELRALLRVERNIPRERLSISGYWRLGQDDDAWRAVKRQWNEQVEREQEAGAA